The proteins below come from a single Panicum hallii strain FIL2 chromosome 7, PHallii_v3.1, whole genome shotgun sequence genomic window:
- the LOC112899394 gene encoding increased DNA methylation 1-like, translating to MAAGGGSADDMLGFKEDDAMRFIFGEDIMGMEDPGAFDRSLMELQVFKEVFCGAATTIHLPAETDLGFIHTHHPPHDPQLQMPHPHPNLQLQDHAQPHGDDLDAALMQGFTAHWQPGAAKCATHLAGLYDDQHHFFGADAATNILDVHAQGTPQDVGPAAGTCNALVGLAGSSSTSAVDDPMPSYMEALAEISEFQSATTLLSDPFLHQWLQGQQQYPTDACFTYDQGQVDDTTYPLCTGIKELSDRGGAQQHPFYREEAHGTPTLPQQSQFWFSPAQFAELEAICRNGTPDANISSLDEIDARGCSSGHSGSAAAVSKKSFGRDIPDQLEAHAHRLFKDAGWTIKPRKRNDRAKMASYFTAPNREAVHTSLTQAWKFCGNKLYEASADSERGRYPKEWSDVDAFWKDLTDAMAYVDRMLAKQQNALTLLQRWQILDPFVAVVFISRKITALQQHKTLRAVNSSTFVLDGSTDMSSGSKTMHKASDLLASRMIQSTPLITDSDCSTLATESYNGHQSLQSCHDVEDSNNRDMNPKLCCNGSLNYDASDQTKHHIYTGDDGRQTCAQAKAVNSSVNKAKKKSKRMFDTDAAGLDGLCSQSVMQPTMENVFDHGSNVATMGMPGVVIISASVEHGMCSGVDTLHMKAESKSEKLDKDDQSNNCDMFLSSESKQLNTMQSVRTEELSDCNTFSDTHSTVRESQSDATASCPDDKDHEKIISPPGQFSEDPQDGPTGNTVPVQLSHECSATVLKTDPTRDSQTSKTATARMKPKIWEKYMKKRPRELRINDEDLLIAAIVKNKDLVSCHKFAAGFAGAKKFKKLKSHKKCNKLLFKTGKAGSNLLGGKRVCLARKTVICWLIATGFLTVKDVIQYRDPKRNKVVKDGLVTWEGIVCNCCKKTLSVSDFMAHAGCSNPKSSLGLFLESGKSYTLCQVEAWSAEFMSRRNNACGRKVEAIDENDDTCGFCGDGGELLCCDNCPSTYHQACLSSKELPEGSWYCHNCTCQICGRPVTEKEVSTFSAIFKCLQCGDAYHDTCIEQEKVPFEGQISDTWFCGKYCKEIFIGLRSHVGTDNILDNELSWSILRCNSDGQKLHSVQRIAYLAECNTKLAVALTLLEECFIRMVDPRTGVDMIPHVLYNKGSNFARVDYQGFYTVILEKGDEILCVASIRVHGTKAAELPFVATSVDYRRQGMCRILMNIIEKMLRSFNVKMLVLSAIPELVSTWVSGFGFKPIEDAERKQLHNVNLMLFPGTSLLTKRLDGFIMTTKPGEEKDLHEDYGLPNGKSREHFELHDIDLSGKEFKAEVSVGDPFRTLKHDCGSAAWFQSTKLAVGEV from the exons ATGGCAGCCGGGGGAGGCAGCGCCGACGACATGCTGGGATTCAAGGAGGACGACGCCATGCGCTTCATCTTCGGCGAGGACATCATGGGAATGGAGGACCCTGGCGCCTTCGACAGATCCCTCATGGAGCTTCAGGTCTTCAAGGAGGTCTTCTGCGGGGCTGCCACCACCATCCATCTGCCCGCCGAGACGGACCTTGGATTCATCCACACCCACCACCCTCCTCATGATCCACAGCTCCAAATGCCTCACCCTCACCCAAATCTCCAGCTTCAGGACCACGCCCAGCCACATGGGGACGACTTGGATGCCGCCTTAATGCAGGGTTTCACGGCTCACTGGCAGCCCGGGGCAGCTAAGTGCGCAACTCATCTGGCCGGGCTCTACGATGACCAGCACCACTTCTTCGGTGCAGATGCTGCCACCAACATTTTGGATGTGCACGCGCAAGGGACACCTCAAGATGTTGGACCTGCAGCAGGAACGTGCAATGCACTCGTCGGTTTGGCTGGCAGCAGCAGCACTAGCGCGGTTGATGACCCCATGCCTTCCTACATGGAAGCACTAGCTGAGATTTCCGAGTTCCAAAGTGCCACTACTCTTCTTTCTGATCCCTTCTTGCATCAGTGGCTCCAGGGTCAGCAGCAATACCCTACCGACGCGTGCTTCACCTACGATCAAGGGCAGGTGGATGACACTACCTATCCCCTATGTACAGGTATAAAGGAATTATCTGACAGAGGGGGAGCACAACAACATCCATTCTATAGAGAAGAAGCTCATGGTACTCCAACACTACCTCAGCAGTCCCAATTTTGGTTCAGCCCTGCTCAGTTCGCTGAACTTGAGGCCATTTGCCGGAACGGAACGCCTGATGCGAATATTAGTTCCCTGGATGAAATTGATGCTCGTGGATGCAGCAGCGGACACTCTGGCTCCGCAGCTGCTGTTTCCAAGAAGTCTTTCGGCAGGGATATTCCTGATCAGCTGGAAGCACACGCGCATCGCCTTTTCAAGGATGCTGGGTGGACCATTAAGCCACGGAAAAGGAATGACAGGGCTAAGATGGCATCCTATTTCACAGCTCCAAACAGGGAAGCGGTTCATACCTCGCTAACTCAGGCTTGGAAGTTTTGTGGCAACAAGTTATATGAAGCTTCCGCAGATTCAGAAAGGGGAAGGTATCCAAAGGAGTGGTCGGATGTTGATGCATTTTGGAAGGACCTCACGGATGCAATGGCCTATGTTGATAGGATGCTTGCAAAACAGCAAAATGCACTCACGCTTCTTCAGCGCTGGCAGATTTTGGACCCTTTTGTAGCTGTTGTCTTCATCAGTAGGAAAATCACTGCTCTGCAGCAACACAAAACTCTTAGAGCTGTCAACAGTTCAACCTTTGTACTTGATGGCAGCACAGATATGTCATCAGGAAGTAAGACCATGCACAAAGCCAGTGATTTGTTGGCAAGCCGAATGATTCAGTCTACTCCACTGATCACAGACTCTGATTGCAGCACACTTGCAACTGAGAGCTACAACGGGCACCAGTCTTTACAGAGCTGTCATGACGTGGAAGACAGCAACAATAGGGATATGAATCCAAAGCTCTGCTGCAACGGGAGTCTGAATTACGATGCAAGTGACCAAACAAAACATCACATTTACACAGGTGATGATGGAAGGCAAACCTGTGCTCAAGCAAAGGCTGTTAATAGCTCTGTAAACAAGGCAAAGAAGAAATCTAAAAGGATGTTTGATACTGACGCAGCTGGACTGGATGGGTTGTGTTCTCAAAGCGTAATGCAACCTACTATGGAAAATGTGTTTGACCATGGGAGTAATGTAGCAACCATGGGCATGCCCGGTGTAGTAATCATCAGTGCCTCTGTGGAACATGGTATGTGTTCAGGCGTTGACACACTTCATATGAAAGCTGAGTCTAAATCAGAAAAGCTAGATAAAGATGACCAAAGCAATAATTGTGACATGTTCCTGTCTTCAGAGAGCAAGCAACTGAACACGATGCAGAGTGTAAGGACTGAGGAACTTAGTGATTGCAATACATTCTCAGATACCCACTCTACTGTAAGGGAGTCACAGTCAGATGCCACAGCATCCTGCCCTGATGACAAGGACCATGAAAAGATAATCTCACCCCCTGGACAATTTTCTGAGGATCCACAGGATGGTCCAACAGGCAATACTGTTCCTGTCCAATTATCCCATGAATGCAGTGCTACTGTTCTGAAAACTGATCCAACTCGTGACTCACAAACCAGCAAGACAGCCACTGCTAGAATGAAACCTAAAATTTGGGAGAAGTACATGAAGAAAAGACCTCGTGAATTGAGGATCAACGATGAGGACCTTTTGATCGCAGCTATTGTGAAAAACAAGGATCTTGTCTCCTGCCATAAATTTGCTGCAGGCTTTGCAGGTGCAAAGAAGTTCAAGAAGCTTAAGAGCCACAAGAAATGTAACAAACTACTTTTTAAAACTGGAAAGGCTGGCTCAAACCTATTGGGTGGGAAGAGAGTATGTTTGGCCAGGAAAACTGTCATCTGCTGGTTGATTGCCACTGGCTTTCTGACTGTAAAGGATGTGATACAGTACCGGGATCCTAAGAGGAATAAAGTTGTAAAGGATGGTCTGGTTACCTGGGAAGGCATTGTTTGCAATTGTTGCAAAAAAACCTTATCTGTATCAGACTTCATGGCTCATGCTGGTTGTAGCAACCCAAAGTCCTCGTTAGGCCTCTTTCTAGAGTCTGGCAAGTCATACACTTTGTGCCAGGTTGAGGCTTGGTCTGCTGAATTTATGAGCAGGAGAAACAATGCATGTGGTAGAAAAGTTGAGGCAATAGATGAAAATGATGATACATGTGGTTTCTGTGGAGATGGTGGTGAATTACTTTGCTGTGACAATTGCCCATCAACATATCATCAAGCTTGCTTGTCTTCTAAG GAGCTTCCAGAAGGTAGTTGGTACTGCCACAATTGCACCTGCCAGATTTGTGGGAGGCCAGTTACTGAGAAGGAGGTTTCGACATTCTCGGCTATTTTCAAATGTTTACAATGTGGAGATGCAT ACCATGACACTTGCATTGAACAAGAGAAGGTACCTTTTGAGGGTCAAATATCTGACACATGGTTTTGTGGAAAATATTGTAAAGAG ATATTCATAGGATTACGCAGTCATGTCGGAACAGATAATATTCTTGACAATGAGCTTTCATGGTCCATATTGAGATGCAACAGTGATGGGCAGAAGCTTCATTCTGTTCAGAGGATTGCCTATTTGGCAGAATGTAATACGAAATTGGCAGTGGCTCTTACTCTATTGGAGGAATGTTTCATTCGTATGGTGGATCCTAGAACTGGCGTGGACATGATACCTCATGTCTTATACAACAAGGG ATCAAACTTTGCTCGTGTGGATTATCAAGGATTCTATACGGTAATCCTGGAGAAAGGTGATGAAATTTTATGTGTGGCTTCTATCag AGTTCATGGAACTAAAGCTGCTGAGCTTCCTTTCGTTGCTACTTCTGTAGACTATCGACGCCAAGGGATGTGCCGTATACTAATGAACATCATTGAAAAG ATGCTGAGATCATTTAATGTTAAGATGTTGGTCCTTTCTGCCATCCCAGAGTTGGTTAGCACATGGGTGTCAGGATTTGGCTTCAAACCTATTGAAGATGCTGAAAGGAAACAGCTCCATAATGTAAATTTAATGTTGTTTCCTGGAACATCCTTACTAACAAAGAGATTGGATGGATTTATTATGACTACAAAACCAG GTGAGGAAAAGGATTTACATGAAGATTATGGATTGCCTAATGGGAAATCAAGAGAGCATTTTGAACTCCATGACATTGACTTGTCCGGGAAAGAGTTTAAAGCTGAGGTTTCAGTGGGTGATCCATTCAGAACACTGAAACATGATTGTGGTTCAGCAGCATGGTTTCAGTCTACTAAG TTAGCTGTTGGGGAAGTGTGA
- the LOC112899451 gene encoding FT-interacting protein 1-like codes for MMKLAVEISDAADLAPKDGAASCNPYVEVDFDDQRQRTATKPADRNPYWNQTLVFDVRDPARFHSLAIDVSVLHDRRLQDHNALRPHTFLGRVRINAASVASQSPQEAVLQRYPLEKRGLFSRVSGDIALRIYLLNPNNDAAAAAAAASMDGAPNHHHHQQQQQQEPVIDPERIVRSAAFAPPHEQQQQPAPDHQAQHGRKSHDLDDPEPRPRIFRSVPAAAGGGDDQHHQQQPRRATLHAVAAPPPPPGQTVVMPRPAAPAAAAPPPGAAYGLVETKPPLPAKMGPRAAAAAAAKIASTYDMVEPMSYLYVSVIKARDLPTMDVTGALDPFVEVKLGNFKGVTKHLEKNPNPVWRQTFAFSSEHLQSNQLEVVVKDKDMIKDDFVGRVLFDMTDIPARLPPDSPLAPQWYRLADRSGEKLRHGEIMLAVWKGTQADEAFPEAWHSDAHSLPLEGLASTRSKVYYSPKLAYLKVVAIAAQDVVPAEKGRALAPTIAKIQLGGQVRRTRPGQPQGSANPVWNEEFMFVAGEPFDEPLVVTVEERVAAGRDEAVGRVIVPVAAPYVPRNDLAKSVDSKWFNLSRALTADEAAAGKAGKDRHFSSKIHLRLSLETAYHVLDESTHYASDLQPSAKKLRKGSIGILELGILSARNLVPSKAKEGRLADPYCVAKYGAKWVRTRTALNTLAPRWNEQYTWEVFDPCTVLTVAVFDNNGLLPGGEGNKAADQRVGKVRVRLSTLEIDRVYTHFYPLMALSPSGLKKTGELHLAVRFTCTAWANMLGMYGRPLLPKMHYTHPISVLQLDYLRFQAMQMVAARLGRAEPPLRREVVEYMLDVDSHMFSLRRSKANFYRVTSLFSGAVAVAKWMDGICKWKNPLTTVLVHVLFLILVCYPELILPTVFLYLFMIGVWNYRRRPRKPPHMDTVLSHAELAHPDELDEEFDSFPTSKPGDVVRMRYDRLRSVAGRVQTVVGDLATQGERAQSLLSWRDPRATAIFIMLSLLAAVVLYVTPFQVVAVVAGLYLLRHPRFRSKQPSVPFNFYKRLPAKTDMLL; via the coding sequence ATGATGAAGCTCGCCGTCGAGATCTCCGACGCCGCCGACCTCGCCCCCAAGGACGGCGCCGCCTCCTGCAACCCCTACGTCGAGGTCGACTTCGACGACCAGCGCCAGCGCACCGCCACCAAGCCCGCCGACCGCAACCCCTACTGGAACCAGACCCTCGTCTTCGACGTCCGCGACCCCGCCAGGTTCCACTCCCTCGCCATCGATGTCTCCGTACTCCACGACCGCCGCCTCCAAGACCACAACGCCCTCCGACCGCACACCTTCCTCGGCCGCGTCCGCATAAACGCCGCCTCCGTAGCCTCGCAATCCCCGCAGGAGGCAGTCCTCCAGAGGTACCCGCTCGAGAAGCGGGGGCTCTTCTCGCGCGTCTCAGGAGACATCGCGCTCAGGATCTACCTCCTCAATCCCAACAAtgacgctgctgctgctgctgctgctgcttccatGGACGGCGCAcccaaccaccaccaccaccagcagcagcagcagcaggagcccGTCATCGACCCCGAAAGGATCGTCAGGTCCGCCGCCTTCGCACCACCACatgaacagcagcagcagcctgcGCCAGATCATCAAGCCCAGCACGGACGGAAGAGCcacgacctcgacgacccggagCCGCGACCGCGCATCTTCCGCTCCGTgcctgcagcagcaggaggaggcgaTGACCaacaccaccagcagcagccgcgccgcgccacgctccacgccgtcgccgcgccgcccccgccgcccggccagACGGTCGTCatgccgcgccccgccgccccggccgccgccgcccccccgcCCGGCGCCGCCTACGGCCTGGTCGAGACcaagccgccgctgccggccaAGAtgggcccgcgcgccgccgccgccgccgccgccaagatCGCCTCCACCTACGACATGGTGGAGCCCATGTCGTACCTGTACGTGAGCGTCATCAAGGCGCGCGACCTCCCGACCATGGACGTGACCGGCGCGCTCGACCCCTTCGTGGAGGTCAAGCTCGGCAACTTCAAGGGCGTGACCAAGCACCTGGAGAAGAACCCCAACCCGGTGTGGCGGCAGACCTTCGCCTTCTCCAGCGAGCACCTGCAGTCCAACCagctggaggtggtggtgaAGGACAAGGACATGATCAAGGACGACTTCGTGGGCCGCGTGCTCTTCGACATGACCGACATCCCGGCGCGCTTGCCGCCCGACAGCCCGCTGGCGCCCCAGTGGTACCGGCTCGCCGACCGGTCCGGCGAGAAGCTGCGGCACGGGGAGATCATGCTGGCCGTGTGGAAGGGCACGCAGGCGGACGAGGCGTTCCCGGAGGCATGGCACTCGGACGCGCACTCGCTGCCCCTGGAGGGCCTGGCCAGCACGCGCTCCAAGGTGTACTACTCGCCCAAGCTGGCCTACCTCAAGGTGGTGGCGATCGCGGCGCAGGACGTGGTCCCCGCGGAGAAGGGGCGGGCGCTGGCGCCGACCATCGCCAAGATCCAGCTGGGCGGGCAGGTCCGGCGGACGCGGCCGGGGCAGCCGCAGGGGTCGGCGAACCCGGTGTGGAACGAGGAGTTCATGTTCGTGGCGGGGGAGCCGTTCGACGAGCCGCTGGTGGTGACGGTGGAGGagcgggtggcggcggggcgggacgaGGCGGTGGGGCGCGTGATCGTGCCGGTGGCGGCGCCGTACGTGCCCCGGAACGACCTGGCCAAGTCGGTGGACTCCAAGTGGTTCAACCTGTCGCGGGCGCTGACGGCGGACGAGGCGGCCGCGGGGAAGGCCGGCAAGGATCGGCACTTCTCGAGCAAGATCCACCTGCGGCTGAGCCTGGAGACGGCGTACCACGTGCTGGACGAGTCGACGCACTACGCGAGCGACCTGCAGCCGTCGGCCAAGAAGCTGCGCAAGGGCTCCATCGGCATCCTGGAGCTGGGCATCCTGAGCGCGCGCAACCTGGTGCCCAGCAAGGCCAAGGAGGGCCGGCTGGCGGACCCCTACTGCGTGGCCAAGTACGGCGCCAAGTGGGTGCGCACGCGCACGGCGCTCAACACGCTGGCGCCGCGGTGGAACGAGCAGTACACCTGGGAGGTGTTCGACCCGTGCACGGTGCTCACGGTGGCCGTCTTCGACAACAACGGCCTGCTGCCTGGTGGTGAGGGGAATAAGGCCGCCGACCAGCGGGTCGGCAAGGTGCGCGTGCGGCTGTCGACGCTGGAGATCGACCGCGTCTACACCCACTTCTACCCGCTCATGGCGCTCTCCCCGTCGGGGCTGAAGAAGACCGGCGAGCTCCACCTGGCGGTGCGCTTCACCTGCACGGCGTGGGCCAACATGCTGGGCATGTACGGGCGGCCGCTGCTGCCCAAGATGCACTACACCCACCCCATCTCCGTGCTGCAGCTGGACTACCTGCGGTTCCAGGCGATGCAGATGGTGGCGGCGCGGCTGGGGCGCGCGGAGCCGCCGCTGCGGCGCGAGGTGGTGGAGTACATGCTGGACGTGGACTCCCACATGTTCAGcctgcggcggagcaaggccaACTTCTACCGCGTGACCTCGCTCTTCTCCGGCGCGGTGGCGGTGGCCAAGTGGATGGACGGCATCTGCAAGTGGAAGAACCCGCTGACGACGGTGCTGGTGCACGTGCTGTTCCTCATCCTGGTGTGCTACCCGGAGCTGATCCTGCCCACCGTGTTCCTCTACCTGTTCATGATCGGCGTGTGGAACtaccggcggcggccgcggaagCCGCCGCACATGGACACGGTGCTGTCGCACGCGGAGCTGGCGCACCCGGACGAGCTGGACGAGGAGTTCGACAGCTTCCCGACGAGCAAGCCGGGGGACGTGGTGCGGATGCGCTACGACCGGCTGCGCAGCGTGGCGGGGCGCGTGCAGACGGTGGTGGGGGACCTGGCGACGCAGGGGGAGCGGGCGCAGTCGCTGCTGAGCTGGCGGGACCCGAGGGCGACGGCCATCTTCATCATGCTCTCGCtgctggcggcggtggtgctgtaCGTGACGCCGTTCCAGGTGGTGGCCGTCGTGGCGGGGCTCTACCTGCTGCGCCACCCGCGATTCCGGAGCAAGCAGCCGTCGGTGCCATTCAACTTCTACAAGAGGCTGCCGGCAAAGACAGACATGCTGCTGTAA